The following are encoded together in the Plasmodium knowlesi strain H genome assembly, chromosome: 8 genome:
- a CDS encoding activator of Hsp90 ATPase, putative encodes MSFTIEEEYYVPPEVLFNAFTDAYTLTRLSRGSPAQTDAKVGGSFSLFAGSVYGEFMEIEKPHKIIQKWKFRDWCDKDYSKVTLEFRKVKENHTLLKLTQENIPTKNKFDEGGVLERCRNGWTENLLHNIEVILGYPKKK; translated from the exons ATGAGCTTCACCATAGAGGAGGAGTACTACGTGCCTCCCGAGGTTCTCTTTAATGCCTTCACAGATGCCTACACGTTGACGAGACTCTCCAGGGGTTCTCCGGCCCAGACG GATGCCAAGGTTGGAGGGAGCTTCTCCCTCTTCGCAGGGAGCGTTTACGGTGAATTCATGGAAATTGAGAAGCCACATAAAATTATCCAAAAGTGGAAGTTTAGGGATTGGTGCGACAAGGATTACAGCAAAGTGACGTTGGAGTTtagaaaagtaaaagaaaatcACACTTTGCTTAAACTGACCCAGGAAAACATTCCTACGAAGAATAAGTTTGATGAAG GTGGTGTCCTGGAACGGTGCAGAAACGGATGGACTGAAAATTTATTGCACAACATAGAAGTGATACTGGGATACCCGAAGAAGAAGTAG